Within Gemmatimonadota bacterium, the genomic segment GAAGCAGAACTGGGGCAAGGTCGGACCGAGCTTGGTGGGCAAACTCCACGTCTACACCGGTGACATGGACCACTTCTACCTGGCCCCGTCGGTCTATCTCTTGGAGGAGTTCCTCGAGAGTACCACGAACCCCTACTACGGCGGCGCGTTTGGGTATGGGCGGCCGATGAAGGGGCATGGCTGGCAGCCCTGGAGCAATGCCGATCTGATGGGCATCATGGCCGAACACATCGCCAGCAGGGCACCGGCCGGGACCGATTTGTCGTGGCGGCGGTAGGCGGGGCGGGTCGCGCGAAGCCGAGTATTCGGATACATTCTCGTCTCCCGATTTCTGCCAGTGGGATCCGCCATCCAATGAAGAAACTAAGCATCAAGACTGTCGCGGTCGTCGGCACCGGTGTCATCGGCCGGAGTTGGATCCAGGTGTTTGCCCGGGCCGGCTGCACGGTCCGGGTGTTCGATTCCAACCCGGAGATGATCGCGTCGGCCATGGCCTGGTTCCGCCAGGATCTCAAGTCGCTCCGGGCGCGGGGGGCCATCAAAAAGAAGGAAGCCAAGGCCCGCTGGGATCGGGTCACCGTGGCCGAGCACCTCGCGGCGGCGTTGAAAGGGGTTGGCTATGTCCAGGAGAGCGGCCCGGAGCGGCTCGATCTGAAGCAGGAGATGTATCGCGAGTTGGACCGATATGCCCCGGCCAAGGCCATCCTGGGTAGCAGCACGTCAGCCATGGATATGACGGCCATTGCCGAGGGTGTACCGGGGGCCCGTCGCTGCATCGTGGCGCATCCGGTCAATCCTCCCCACGTGGTGCCGGCGGTGGAAATCCTGGGTGGTGCGGCCACTGAGAAGAAAGTGGTGACCCGGACCATCAAGTTCATGGCTGAGGTGGGGCAGACCCCCATCCTGATGAAGAAGTTCGTCGGTGGCTTCGTTCTGAATCGGATGCAGGCGGCCCTGGTCCGCGAAGCCGTCGATTTGGTGGCCTCGGGCGTGTGTGATGTCCGGGCCGTCGATGATGCCATCCGTGATGGACTGGGGCTCCGCTGGGCGCTGATGGGCCCGTGCGGGGTGGCCAATACCAATGCGGATGAAGGCATCCGGCAGTACTTCACCAAGTACGGGAGTGCCTACCAGGGCATTTGGGCTTCGCTCAATACCAACGTTCAGTTCGACGACGGGCTGATCGACCGGCTGGGTAGGGAAACGGACTCGGTGATGAACGCGACGCTCCCCGCCCAACGCGAGTGGCGGGATCGGCTCGTGCTCGGCATTCGGGAACTCAAAGCCGCGACGCCGCTTGCGGCCAAACGCAAGCAGCAACGGTAACTCCAACATTCACCTGGATCGTTCACATGGCAAACAAATTCGACTACCTCTGGCGCTACGCCGACGCGTACGAATACATGGAGCGGGTCGGCAAGATGCCGCCGGTCATCATCGTCTGCGCCTGCAACGGGGGTGTTCAGGGCAAAGAAGCCAACGAGAACCTGCCCGAGACGGCCGACGAAATCGCCGACTCGGTCTTGGGGGCCTATCAAGCCGGCGCGACGATGGTTCATGTCCATGCCCGCGACCCAAAGAACCACACCCGGCCGGCCACCACGACCGAGACGTGGCATGACGTGAACCAGAAGATTCGGGAGCGGTGCCCCGACATCATCATCAACAATACGACGGGCGGCGGGCCCAACATGACGATGGAGGAGCGGCTCCGGTGCCTGCCGGCGCGCCCGGAAGTGGCCTCGCTCAACCTGACGCCCGATATGAGCAAGTTCAAGATGGCGGCCCGGAAAGCCCCGTTGCCATTTCCGCGGGAGGAGCAAGAGTTCGACGAGTGTTTGCCGTTCACGTACGGGTTGGTCAATCGGTTTGCCGCCGAGATGAAGAAGTACGGCGTCAAGCCGGAGATGGAGACCTATCATACGGGCGGTGGCTGGGTCATGCGGGACCTGATCAAGAACGGCGTCGTCGAGGCGCCCTACTGGATCCAGACCGTCATGGGCTATCAGACCGCCAGTTGGCCCACGTTTGAGAATGTGGTCCACTTGGTCCGCGAGATGCCGGAGAACACGCTATGGCTGACATCGGGGGTCGGGCCGAACCAACTCCCAATCACCACATTCGCGATGCTCCTGGGCGGGCACGTCCGGGTCGGACTCGAGGACAATGTCTACTTCCGCCGCGGCGAGAAGGCGCGGAGCAACACCCAACTGGTCGAACGCGCCGCTCGGCTCGCCAACGAGCTCAACCGCGGGGTGGCAACTGCGGCGCAGGCCCGCCAGATGCTTGGTCTTTCGGCGACGCCGACCAAGTATTGACCGCGCCCGCGATGGTAGTCGACCTCCTCAAACGGATGGTCGGGGTCGATTCGCGACTTCCGGCGGAGGAGCGGCTCGCTCACCTCGTGGCCGACGAGATCCGGGGGCTCGGTCTTGAACCGGCATGGCAGGTGGTTGCGCCGGGCCGCCCCAACGTCTGGGTGGTCGCCAAGCTCGGGCCCCGGCCCGGCCTGGTAACCCTCACCGGGCACCTCGACACCGTGCACGCGGCGGAAGGGTGGGCCACCGATCCGTTCGAGGCCACCGAGCGCGGGGGGCGGCTCTACGGACTCGGGGCGCTCGATATGAAGTCCGGGTTGGCTTGTGGGTTCGCGGCCTTCAAGCGTCTGCTCGAAGAACG encodes:
- a CDS encoding 3-hydroxyacyl-CoA dehydrogenase (Converts (S)-3-hydroxyactk-CoA to 3-oxoayl-CoA) — its product is MKKLSIKTVAVVGTGVIGRSWIQVFARAGCTVRVFDSNPEMIASAMAWFRQDLKSLRARGAIKKKEAKARWDRVTVAEHLAAALKGVGYVQESGPERLDLKQEMYRELDRYAPAKAILGSSTSAMDMTAIAEGVPGARRCIVAHPVNPPHVVPAVEILGGAATEKKVVTRTIKFMAEVGQTPILMKKFVGGFVLNRMQAALVREAVDLVASGVCDVRAVDDAIRDGLGLRWALMGPCGVANTNADEGIRQYFTKYGSAYQGIWASLNTNVQFDDGLIDRLGRETDSVMNATLPAQREWRDRLVLGIRELKAATPLAAKRKQQR
- a CDS encoding 3-keto-5-aminohexanoate cleavage protein — its product is MANKFDYLWRYADAYEYMERVGKMPPVIIVCACNGGVQGKEANENLPETADEIADSVLGAYQAGATMVHVHARDPKNHTRPATTTETWHDVNQKIRERCPDIIINNTTGGGPNMTMEERLRCLPARPEVASLNLTPDMSKFKMAARKAPLPFPREEQEFDECLPFTYGLVNRFAAEMKKYGVKPEMETYHTGGGWVMRDLIKNGVVEAPYWIQTVMGYQTASWPTFENVVHLVREMPENTLWLTSGVGPNQLPITTFAMLLGGHVRVGLEDNVYFRRGEKARSNTQLVERAARLANELNRGVATAAQARQMLGLSATPTKY